The following are encoded together in the Bradymonas sediminis genome:
- the dprA gene encoding DNA-processing protein DprA — protein sequence MMTNEFNEREPCRVDSAEVDVDFSTVSPAERAARWAIWRVAGVGFARFAGLLHTVQDDLRGLFQADDITQRAVLERANFQQKILARLLECLQSVDPEDAYAREVAALGPNGQLLAIGDPRYPRQLLDLRYPPVFLYLRGNLSGLSFDDTVAVVGSRAVQCAQAGLARRIAGDLAGEGVATVSGGALGVDAAAHLGCLDAGAPTIAVLAGGVDRPSPRRNAAIFERIVNQGALISEYPLGVKPRAYHFQRRNELIAALSRATVVVRAGLTSGTMLTARAAAEIGRPICAVPGDPDEPLAAGCNQLLVEGAACVRDARDILACVFGAAEDGTQLRLDSLRPKRSTRPRPRPPVARPPARRVVDLTVFSADAQALFKALDALAGKAGADVGRDELKRHIDWAESRLCPAMLELELGGAIHKKAGANRFRPA from the coding sequence ATGATGACCAATGAGTTCAATGAACGTGAGCCGTGTCGTGTCGATAGCGCCGAAGTCGACGTCGATTTTTCGACGGTCTCCCCAGCTGAGCGCGCCGCGCGTTGGGCGATTTGGCGCGTGGCGGGGGTTGGGTTTGCGCGGTTTGCTGGGCTCCTACATACCGTTCAAGATGATCTTCGAGGCCTCTTCCAGGCCGATGATATCACCCAGCGCGCGGTGCTTGAGCGAGCGAATTTTCAGCAAAAGATTCTGGCTCGTCTGCTCGAATGCCTGCAAAGCGTTGACCCGGAGGATGCCTACGCCCGCGAGGTCGCGGCGCTTGGGCCAAATGGGCAGCTTCTGGCGATTGGTGACCCTCGGTACCCCCGCCAATTGCTCGACCTGCGCTATCCCCCGGTCTTCTTATATCTGCGCGGAAACCTCAGCGGTCTGAGCTTCGACGACACCGTCGCTGTGGTCGGGAGCCGCGCGGTGCAATGCGCTCAGGCGGGGCTCGCCAGGCGCATCGCCGGTGACCTGGCAGGCGAGGGCGTGGCGACGGTCAGCGGCGGGGCGCTCGGTGTCGACGCGGCAGCTCACCTTGGTTGCCTGGACGCGGGGGCGCCCACCATCGCGGTGCTAGCCGGGGGCGTCGACCGCCCGTCACCGCGCCGAAACGCCGCGATTTTCGAGCGCATCGTCAACCAGGGTGCGCTCATCAGCGAATACCCACTCGGCGTCAAACCACGGGCATATCACTTCCAGCGGCGCAACGAATTGATCGCCGCGCTCAGCCGGGCCACCGTGGTCGTGCGCGCCGGCCTCACCAGCGGCACGATGCTCACCGCCCGCGCCGCCGCCGAGATCGGCCGGCCGATCTGCGCGGTGCCCGGCGACCCCGATGAGCCGCTGGCGGCCGGATGCAATCAACTGCTGGTCGAGGGCGCCGCGTGCGTGCGCGATGCCCGCGATATCCTCGCGTGCGTCTTCGGCGCCGCCGAGGACGGCACGCAACTTCGGCTCGATTCATTGCGGCCGAAGCGCTCCACTCGACCACGCCCGCGGCCCCCAGTAGCTCGCCCACCGGCGCGGCGCGTCGTGGACCTCACTGTCTTCTCGGCAGACGCCCAGGCGCTCTTTAAGGCCCTCGACGCACTCGCCGGCAAGGCGGGCGCCGATGTCGGGCGCGACGAGCTGAAGCGCCATATCGACTGGGCTGAATCGCGACTCTGCCCGGCGATGCTTGAGCTCGAGTTGGGCGGCGCGATCCACAAAAAAGCCGGCGCGAATCGATTTCGGCCGGCTTAA
- the hflX gene encoding GTPase HflX codes for MTSKTHIPEVQQSKTYQALILAVQTPNKSDEDMARSCAELRLLANTLGIDVMGLETQRRASDSSTLIMGKGKLREVARLTGGPGVDGELAEELEEDDFEDDDLEEDDFGAFHANDEDADSDAISPGDINLILVDADLAPRQQRVLQAALGVEVMDRSAVILRIFEQRAQTRESRLEVEIARLRYEMPRLRDSNTGDDRHGGGGGISGRGGRGHSNLELARQHSRDRLSELRRELAEIQATESARREQRSDTFQAVLVGYTNAGKSTLMRGLTGSDVLVEDKLFATLGTTVRRIDPPTKPQILISDTVGFITNLPHELVASFRSTLDEARDAQLQIIVVDASDSQWKDQLRVTRETLASIDASEIPQQIVFNKIDRLDEDALKRLDLEIWSLGITDALKISGHSDAGLAELRASIIQAQEDAMSKATLLIPFKMGRIIGEMHENARIMEEKYTAEGTSVHFLALPRFIERWEGMLRP; via the coding sequence ATGACATCAAAGACGCATATTCCGGAAGTCCAGCAGTCGAAAACCTATCAAGCGCTTATCCTGGCGGTGCAAACCCCCAATAAGAGCGACGAGGATATGGCGCGCTCCTGCGCGGAGCTCAGACTATTGGCAAACACCCTTGGCATCGACGTGATGGGGCTGGAGACGCAGCGGCGCGCCAGCGATTCCAGCACGCTGATCATGGGGAAGGGAAAATTGCGCGAGGTCGCCCGCCTCACCGGCGGCCCGGGCGTCGACGGCGAGTTGGCCGAGGAGTTGGAGGAAGACGACTTCGAGGATGATGACCTCGAAGAAGACGACTTCGGCGCGTTCCACGCGAACGATGAAGATGCGGATTCCGACGCGATTTCGCCCGGAGATATCAACCTAATCCTCGTCGACGCCGACCTCGCCCCGCGCCAGCAGCGGGTCTTGCAGGCGGCGCTGGGCGTCGAGGTCATGGATCGAAGCGCGGTCATCCTGCGCATCTTTGAGCAACGCGCGCAGACGCGCGAGTCGCGCCTCGAAGTCGAGATTGCGCGGCTTCGCTACGAGATGCCGCGCCTGCGCGACAGCAACACCGGCGATGACCGCCACGGTGGTGGCGGCGGCATCAGCGGGCGTGGTGGGCGCGGGCATTCCAACCTCGAGTTGGCGCGCCAACACTCGCGCGACCGCCTCTCCGAATTGCGCCGCGAATTGGCCGAAATCCAGGCCACCGAGTCGGCGCGCCGCGAGCAGCGAAGCGACACCTTCCAGGCGGTTCTGGTGGGCTATACCAACGCCGGCAAGTCGACGCTGATGCGCGGGCTGACCGGCAGCGATGTGCTCGTCGAGGATAAATTATTCGCGACGCTGGGCACGACCGTTCGCCGCATCGACCCGCCGACCAAGCCGCAGATTCTTATCTCGGACACCGTCGGCTTTATCACCAATCTGCCGCATGAGTTGGTGGCCTCGTTTCGCTCGACCCTTGATGAGGCGCGCGACGCCCAACTTCAAATTATCGTGGTCGACGCCAGCGATTCCCAGTGGAAAGATCAGCTGCGCGTCACGCGGGAGACCCTCGCCTCCATCGACGCCAGCGAAATCCCCCAGCAGATTGTTTTCAATAAGATCGACCGCCTCGACGAAGACGCGCTCAAGCGCCTGGACCTCGAGATCTGGAGCCTGGGCATCACCGATGCGCTGAAGATCAGCGGGCATTCCGACGCAGGGCTCGCCGAATTGCGCGCGAGCATCATCCAGGCGCAGGAAGACGCCATGAGCAAGGCGACCCTGCTGATCCCGTTTAAGATGGGACGCATCATCGGCGAGATGCATGAGAACGCGCGGATTATGGAAGAAAAATATACCGCCGAGGGCACCTCGGTTCACTTCCTCGCCCTGCCCCGATTTATCGAGCGATGGGAAGGCATGCTGCGACCCTAA
- a CDS encoding Stp1/IreP family PP2C-type Ser/Thr phosphatase, translating into MKLICAGMTDVGSTRDHNEDDFYLSDGKEALCVVADGMGGHRSGEVASAMAIKAMVEYYRETMSDEASAPDPPVGEDGEEVDLIEYRLREAVLSANTAVFTAASESEMYQGMGTTIVLGYFTNDGAYFANIGDSRAYRFRDGKLEQRTEDHSLANEYVRMGILAAEDIEYFPYKNVITRACGLADEVEVDVHFEEMQVDDIFLFCSDGLSDMIRDGQIEQLFKEEDDLEKLCRRLIDVANENGGEDNITVILAKVTE; encoded by the coding sequence ATGAAGCTTATTTGTGCCGGGATGACGGACGTCGGCAGCACGCGAGACCACAACGAAGACGATTTCTACCTTTCCGACGGAAAGGAGGCGCTGTGTGTTGTTGCTGATGGTATGGGCGGGCATCGCTCGGGCGAAGTTGCCAGCGCGATGGCCATTAAGGCGATGGTCGAATATTATCGCGAAACCATGTCGGACGAAGCGTCCGCCCCCGATCCACCCGTTGGCGAAGACGGCGAGGAGGTCGATCTCATCGAGTATCGCCTGCGCGAGGCCGTCTTAAGCGCGAACACCGCGGTCTTCACCGCCGCCTCCGAGAGCGAGATGTACCAGGGCATGGGAACCACCATCGTCCTTGGGTATTTCACCAACGATGGCGCCTATTTCGCAAATATTGGCGACTCCCGCGCCTACCGCTTCCGCGACGGCAAGCTCGAGCAGCGCACCGAGGACCACTCCCTGGCCAACGAATATGTGCGCATGGGAATCCTGGCCGCCGAGGATATCGAGTATTTCCCCTATAAGAACGTCATCACCCGCGCATGTGGCCTGGCCGACGAAGTCGAAGTCGACGTCCACTTCGAGGAGATGCAGGTCGATGATATCTTCCTTTTCTGCTCCGACGGCCTCAGCGATATGATTCGCGACGGTCAGATTGAGCAGCTATTTAAGGAAGAAGACGACCTCGAAAAACTCTGCCGGCGCCTCATCGACGTCGCCAATGAAAACGGCGGTGAGGATAATATCACCGTCATCTTGGCCAAGGTCACCGAATAA